The following proteins come from a genomic window of Mustela lutreola isolate mMusLut2 chromosome 6, mMusLut2.pri, whole genome shotgun sequence:
- the CUL7 gene encoding cullin-7 isoform X2 encodes MVGELRYREFRVPLGPGLHAYPDELIRQRVGHDGHPEYQIRWLILRRGDDGDGGSSQVDCKAEHILLWMSNDEIYANCHKMLGEDGQVIGPSQEIAGEAGALDKSVLGEMETDVKALIQRALRQLEECVGTIPPAPLLHTVHVLSAYASIEPLTGVFKDPRVLDLLMHMLSSPDYQIRWSAGRMIQALASHDAGTRTQILLSLSQQEAIEKHLDFDSRCALLALFAQATLSEHPMSFEGIQLPQVPGRLLFSLVKRYLHVTSLLDQLNDSTAEPGAQNSSSPEELSGERDRLELEFSMAMGTLISELVQAMRWDWASSRQGPLARSSCSIFQPQLAEAGRGLPPTWAQPSIRRSRRFRPRSEFASGNTYALYVRETLQPGMRVRMLDDYEEVSAGDEGEFRQSNNGVPPVQVLWESTGRTYWVHWHMLEILGFEEDIEDVVEAEDYHRAVVSGALGIAVPSWRWKPMTELYAVPYVLPEDEDAEESEHLSQAEWWELLFFIKKLDGPDHQEVLQILQENLDGEVLDDEILAELAVPIELAQDLLLALPQRLDDSALRDLLNCRVYRKYGPEALAGQPAYPTLLEAQAQPQESAGKEPPTQYPDTPLRRLMEGCGPPGRTFLDLEHALSSGGPQETEIKPFLLQLQRQPQPFLTLMRSLATPAANKPLHLTVLRILMQLVDFPEAPLLPWHEAMDACMACLRSPDTDREVLQELIFFLHRLASVSRDYAVVLNQLGARDAISKALEKHLGKLELAQELRDMVFKCEKHAHLYRKLTTNILGGCIQMVLGQIEDHRRTHRPINIPFFDVFLRYLCQGSSVEVKEDKCWEKVEVSSNPHRASKLTDRNPKTYWESNGSAGSHYITLHMHRGVLIRQLTLLVAGEDSSYMPARVVVFGGDSPNSLNTELNSVNVMPSASRVVLLENLNRFWPVIQIRIKRCQQGGIDTRIRGLEVLGPKPTFWPVFREQLCRHTRLFYMVRAQAWSQDIAEDRRSLLHLSSRLNGALRQEQNFADRFLPDDEAAQALGKTCWEALVSPLVQNITSPDEDGISPLGWLLDQYLECREAAHNPQSRAAAFSSRVRRLTHLLVHVEPCEAPPPAVAAPRPKGRNRSHDWSSLATRGLPSSIVRNLTRCWGAVVEEQVNNFLTSHWRDDDFVPRYCEHFHNLQKSSSELFGPRAAFLLALHNGCAGGLLKLPFLKAAHVSEQFARHIDQRIQGSRIGGARGMEMLAQLQRCLETVLIFSGLEIATTFEHYYQHYMADRLLSVGSSWLEGAVLEQIGPCFPNRLPQQMLRSLSTSEELQRQFHVYQLQRLDQQLLKLDDTEKKIQEGHEASDKEHKGEKADGPGVAAATGEEDEEEEEDEDLYYDGAMPEVSVLVLSPRCWPIASIRHTLNPRTCLPSYLRGTVNQYSNFYSQSQSYPALERGPQRRLQWTWLGRAELQFGDQTLHVSTVQMWLLLYLNDLKAVSVESLLALSGLSLDMLDQAIGPLTSSRGPLDLEEQKDVPGRVLKIRDASEEPRPRRGNVWLIPPQTYLKAEDEEGRNLEKRRNLLNCLIVRILKAHGDEGLHIDQLVCRVLDAWQKGPCPPRGLVSSLGKGSACGSTDVLSCVLHLLGKGTVRRHDDRPHTLSYAVPVTVMEPHTESLNPGSSGPNPPLTFHTLQIRSRGVPYASCTGTHSFSTFR; translated from the exons ATGGTGGGGGAGCTCCGCTACAGGGAATTCAGAGTGCCCCTGGGGCCGGGCTTGCACGCCTATCCAGATGAGCTGATCCGCCAGCGGGTGGGCCACGATGGGCATCCTGAGTACCAGATTCGTTGGCTCATCCTCCGGCGTGGGGATGACGGGGACGGGGGCTCTAGCCAAGTGGACTGCAAGGCCGAACACATCTTGCTGTGGATGTCCAATGACGAGATCTACGCCAACTGCCACAAGATGCTGGGCGAGGATGGCCAGGTCATCGGGCCCTCTCAGGAGATtgcaggggaggctggggcccTGGACAAGTCTGTGCTGGGGGAAATGGAAACCGACGTGAAGGCTTTGATTCAGAGGGCCCTCCGGCAGCTGGAGGAGTGTGTGGGCACCATCCCTCCTGCTCCTCTGCTTCATACTGTGCACGTACTCAGCGCCTACGCCAGCATCGAGCCTCTGACTGGGGTGTTCAAAGACCCAAGGGTCCTGGACCTGCTCATGCACATGTTGAGTAGTCCTGATTATCAGATCCGCTGGAGTGCGGGCCGGATGATCCAAGCCCTGGCCTCCCATGATGCTG GGACCCGGACTCAGATTCTTCTATCGCTGAGCCAGCAAGAGGCCATTGAGAAACACCTGGATTTTGACAGCCGCTGTGCTCTGCTGGCTCTGTTCGCACAGGCCACGCTCTCTGAACATCCCATGTCTTTTGAGGGCATTCAGCTGCCACAG GTTCCGGGAaggctgctcttctccctggTAAAGCGCTATTTACATGTCACTTCCCTTCTGGACCAGCTGAATGACAGCACTGCAGAACCAGGGGCCCAGAACAGCTCTTCTCCTGAGGAGTTGAGTGGGGAAAGGGATCGACTGGAGCTGGAGTTCAGCATGGCCATGGGCACCTTGATCTCAGAGCTGGTGCAGGCCATGCGCTGGGACTGGGCCTCGAGCAGACAGGGGCCCTTGGCCCGGTCTTCCTGCTCCATCTTCCAGCCCCAGCTGGCGGAGGCTGGCCGGGGGCTGCCACCCACCTGGGCCCAGCCCTCCATTAGGAGGTCAAGGAGGTTCCGCCCTCGCTCTGAGTTTGCAAGTGGCAACACTTATGCCTTGTACGTGCGAGAGACACTGCAGCCTGGGATGCGAGTGCGCATGCTGGATGACTACGAGGAGGTCAGCGCTGGGGACGAGGGCGAGTTCCGCCAGAGCAACAACGGCGTGCCCCCTGTGCAG GTGTTGTGGGAGTCGACGGGCCGCACCTACTGGGTACACTGGCACATGCTGGAAATTCTGGGCTTTGAGGAAGACATTGAGGATGTGGTTGAGGCTGAGGACTACCACAGGGCAGTGGTCAGTGGAGCCCTGGGTATAG CTGTGCCCTCCTGGCGGTGGAAACCCATGACAGAGCTCTATGCGGTGCCCTACGTGCTGCCTGAGGATGAGGATGCTGAGGAGAGTGAACACCTGTCCCAGGCGGAGTGGTGGGAGCTCCTCTTCTTCATCAAGAAGCTGGACGGCCCCGACCATCAGGAGGTTCTCCAGATTCTGCAGGAGAACCTGGATGGGGAG GTTCTGGATGACGAGATCCTGGCTGAGCTGGCTGTGCCCATAGAGTTGGCCCAGGACctgctcctggctctgccacagCGACTCGATGACAGCGCTCTCAGGGACCTGCTCAACTGCCGTGTCTACAGGAAATATGGGCCCGAGGCTCTGGCAGGGCAGCCAGCTTACCCAACCCTGCTGGAAGCCCAGGCTCAGCCTCAGGAATCAGCAG GAAAAGAACCCCCAACACAGTATCCTGACACTCCTCTGCGGCGACTGATGGAGGGCTGCGGTCCGCCTGGAAGGACCTTCCTGGACCTGGAGCACGCCCTCAGCTCAGGGgggccccaggagacagagaTCAAGCCTTTCCTGCTCCAGCTGCAGCGGCAGCCCCAGCCCTTCCTTACACTGATGCGGAGCCTTGCCACCCCGGCAGCCAACAAGCCCCTGCACTTGACCGTTCtgag aaTCCTGATGCAGCTGGTGGACTTCCCCGAGGCGCCGCTGCTCCCCTGGCACGAGGCCATGGACGCCTGCATGGCCTGCCTGCGGTCACCAGACACTGACCGAGAG GTGCTCCAGGAGCTGATCTTCTTCCTGCACCGCCTGGCCTCCGTGAGCAGGGACTATGCCGTGGTCCTGAATCAGCTGGGAGCCCGAGATGCCATCTCCAAGGCCCTGGAAAAGCACCTGGGAAAACTGGAGCTGGCTCAGGAGCTGCGGGACATGGTGTTCAAGTGTGAGAAGCATGCCCACCTCTACCGGAAACTCACCACCAACATCCTGGGAGGCTGTATCCAG ATGGTGCTGGGCCAGATCGAAGACCACAGACGGACCCACCGACCCATCAACATCCCGTTCTTTGACGTGTTCCTCAGATACCTGTGCCAGG gctccAGTGTGGAGGTGAAGGAGGACAAGTGCTGGGAGAAGGTAGAGGTGTCCTCCAACCCTCACCGGGCCAGCAAGCTGACGGACCGCAACCCCAAGACCTACTGGGAGTCCAACGGCAGTGCGGGCTCCCACTACATCACCTTGCACATGCACCGGGGCGTTCTTATCCG GCAGCTGACTCTGCTGGTGGCTGGTGAAGACTCGAGCTACATGCCGGCGAGGGTGGTGGTGTTTGGGGGCGACAGCCCCAACTCTCTTAACACAGAACTCAACTCG GTCAACGTGATGCCATCCGCCAGCCGGGTGGTCCTCCTGGAGAACCTGAACCGCTTCTGGCCTGTCATCCAGATCCGCATAAAGCGCTGCCAGCAG GGCGGCATTGACACACGCATCCGGGGCTTAGAGGTCCTGGGCCCCAAGCCCACCTTCTGGCCGGTGTTCCGGGAGCAGCTGTGCCGTCACACACGCCTCTTCTACATGGTTCGGGCACAGGCCTGGAGTCAGGATATAGCAGAGGACCGCAGGAGCCTCCTGCACCTGAGTTCTAG ACTCAATGGGGCTCTGCGGCAGGAGCAGAATTTTGCGGATCGCTTCCTCCCTGATGATGAGGCCGCCCAAGCACTGGGCAAGACCTGCTGGGAGGCCCTGGTCAGCCCCCTGGTGCAGAACATCACCTCCCCCG ACGAGGATGGCATCAGCCCCCTGGGCTGGCTGCTGGACCAGTACCTGGAGTGTCGGGAGGCTGCCCACAACCCCCAGAGCCGTGCGGCTGCTTTCTCCTCGAGGGTGCGCCGTCTCACCCACTTGCTGGTGCACGTTGAGCCCTGTGAGGCGCCGCCTCCAGCCGTGGCTGCTCCCCGCCCCA AGGGCAGAAACCGAAGCCATGACTGGAGCTCCCTGGCCACCCGGGGGCTCCCCAGCAGCATTGTGAGAAACCTGACCCGCTGCTGGGGGGCAGTGGTGGAGGAACAG GTGAACAACTTCCTGACTTCGCACTGGCGGGATGATGACTTTGTGCCGCGCTACTGCGAACACTTTCACAACCTGCAGAAGTCGAGCTCCGAGCTGTTTGGGCCCAGGGCGGCCTTCCTGCTGGCCCTGCACAACGGCTGTGCCGGAGGCTTACTGAAGCTCCCATTCCTCAAAGCCGCCCAT gtgAGTGAGCAGTTCGCCCGGCACATCGACCAGCGGATCCAGGGCAGCAGGATTGGTGGAGCCCGCGGGATGGAGATGCTGGCGCAGTTGCAGCGCTGCCTGGAGACGGTCCTCATTTTCTCTGGCCTGGAGATAGCCACCACCTTCGAGCATTACTACCA GCACTACATGGCCGACCGTCTCCTCAGCGTGGGCTCGAGCTGGCTGGAGGGGGCCGTGCTGGAGCAGATCGgtccctgcttccccaaccgcCTCCCCCAGCAGATGCTGCGCAGCCTGAGCACGTCCGAGGAGCTGCAGCGCCAGTTCCACGTCTATCAGCTCCAGCGGCTCGATCAGCAGCTCCTGAAGCTGGATGACACCGAAAAGAAGATACAG GAAGGCCACGAGGCCAGCGACAAGGAGCacaagggagagaaagcagacGGACCTGGGGTTGCAGCGGCCACGGGGGAGGAGGacgaggaagaagaggaagatgaggatCTCTACTATGACGGGGCAATGCCGGAAGTGTCTGTGCTGGTCCTGTCACCTCGCTGCTGGCCCATTGCCTCCATCCGCCACACGCTCAACCCCAGAACTTGCCTGCCCTCCTACCTCAGGGGCACCGTGAACCAGTACTCCAACTTCTACAGCCAGA GTCAGAGCTACCCGGCCCTGGAGCGGGGCCCGCAGAGGCGGCTGCAGTGGACGTGGCTGGGCCGGGCTGAGCTGCAGTTTGGGGACCAGACCCTGCATGTGTCCACCGTGCAGATGTGGCTGCTGTTGTATCTCAACGACCTGAAG GCTGTCTCCGTGGAGAGTCTGCTGGCGCTCTCTGGGCTCTCTCTAGACATGCTCGATCAGGCGATTGGGCCTCTTACCTCTTCAAGAGGCCCCCTGGACCTTGAAGAGCAAAAGGATGTCCCAGGAA GGGTGCTCAAGATTCGGGATGCCAGTGAGGAGCCCAGGCCAAGGAGGGGCAATGTGTGGCTCATCCCACCTCAGACGTACCTGAAAGCTGAGGATGAAGAGGGTCGGAATCTGGAGAAGAGACGGAACCTTCTGAACTGCCTCATTGTCCGAATCCTCAAGGCGCATGGGGACGAGGGGCTGCACATTGACCAGCTTGTCTGTCGG GTCCTGGACGCCTGGCAGAAGGGCCCGTGCCCTCCCAGAGGTTTGGTCAGTAGCCTCGGTAAGGGGTCTGCCTGTGGCAGTACCGATGTCCTCTCCTGTGTCCTGCACCTCCTGGGCAAGGGCACCGTGAGGCGCCATGATGATCGGCCCCACACACTGTCCTATGCGGTCCCTGTGACGGTGATGGAGCCTCACACTGAGTCCCTGAACCCAGGCTCTTCTGGCCCCAACCCGCCCCTCACCTTCCACACCCTGCAGATCCGCTCTCGGGGCGTGCCCTATGCCTCCTGCACCGGCACCCACAGCTTCTCTACCTTCCGGTAG
- the CUL7 gene encoding cullin-7 isoform X1 has translation MVGELRYREFRVPLGPGLHAYPDELIRQRVGHDGHPEYQIRWLILRRGDDGDGGSSQVDCKAEHILLWMSNDEIYANCHKMLGEDGQVIGPSQEIAGEAGALDKSVLGEMETDVKALIQRALRQLEECVGTIPPAPLLHTVHVLSAYASIEPLTGVFKDPRVLDLLMHMLSSPDYQIRWSAGRMIQALASHDAGTRTQILLSLSQQEAIEKHLDFDSRCALLALFAQATLSEHPMSFEGIQLPQVPGRLLFSLVKRYLHVTSLLDQLNDSTAEPGAQNSSSPEELSGERDRLELEFSMAMGTLISELVQAMRWDWASSRQGPLARSSCSIFQPQLAEAGRGLPPTWAQPSIRRSRRFRPRSEFASGNTYALYVRETLQPGMRVRMLDDYEEVSAGDEGEFRQSNNGVPPVQVLWESTGRTYWVHWHMLEILGFEEDIEDVVEAEDYHRAVVSGALGIAVPSWRWKPMTELYAVPYVLPEDEDAEESEHLSQAEWWELLFFIKKLDGPDHQEVLQILQENLDGEVLDDEILAELAVPIELAQDLLLALPQRLDDSALRDLLNCRVYRKYGPEALAGQPAYPTLLEAQAQPQESAGAAREEGKEPPTQYPDTPLRRLMEGCGPPGRTFLDLEHALSSGGPQETEIKPFLLQLQRQPQPFLTLMRSLATPAANKPLHLTVLRILMQLVDFPEAPLLPWHEAMDACMACLRSPDTDREVLQELIFFLHRLASVSRDYAVVLNQLGARDAISKALEKHLGKLELAQELRDMVFKCEKHAHLYRKLTTNILGGCIQMVLGQIEDHRRTHRPINIPFFDVFLRYLCQGSSVEVKEDKCWEKVEVSSNPHRASKLTDRNPKTYWESNGSAGSHYITLHMHRGVLIRQLTLLVAGEDSSYMPARVVVFGGDSPNSLNTELNSVNVMPSASRVVLLENLNRFWPVIQIRIKRCQQGGIDTRIRGLEVLGPKPTFWPVFREQLCRHTRLFYMVRAQAWSQDIAEDRRSLLHLSSRLNGALRQEQNFADRFLPDDEAAQALGKTCWEALVSPLVQNITSPDEDGISPLGWLLDQYLECREAAHNPQSRAAAFSSRVRRLTHLLVHVEPCEAPPPAVAAPRPKGRNRSHDWSSLATRGLPSSIVRNLTRCWGAVVEEQVNNFLTSHWRDDDFVPRYCEHFHNLQKSSSELFGPRAAFLLALHNGCAGGLLKLPFLKAAHVSEQFARHIDQRIQGSRIGGARGMEMLAQLQRCLETVLIFSGLEIATTFEHYYQHYMADRLLSVGSSWLEGAVLEQIGPCFPNRLPQQMLRSLSTSEELQRQFHVYQLQRLDQQLLKLDDTEKKIQEGHEASDKEHKGEKADGPGVAAATGEEDEEEEEDEDLYYDGAMPEVSVLVLSPRCWPIASIRHTLNPRTCLPSYLRGTVNQYSNFYSQSQSYPALERGPQRRLQWTWLGRAELQFGDQTLHVSTVQMWLLLYLNDLKAVSVESLLALSGLSLDMLDQAIGPLTSSRGPLDLEEQKDVPGRVLKIRDASEEPRPRRGNVWLIPPQTYLKAEDEEGRNLEKRRNLLNCLIVRILKAHGDEGLHIDQLVCRVLDAWQKGPCPPRGLVSSLGKGSACGSTDVLSCVLHLLGKGTVRRHDDRPHTLSYAVPVTVMEPHTESLNPGSSGPNPPLTFHTLQIRSRGVPYASCTGTHSFSTFR, from the exons ATGGTGGGGGAGCTCCGCTACAGGGAATTCAGAGTGCCCCTGGGGCCGGGCTTGCACGCCTATCCAGATGAGCTGATCCGCCAGCGGGTGGGCCACGATGGGCATCCTGAGTACCAGATTCGTTGGCTCATCCTCCGGCGTGGGGATGACGGGGACGGGGGCTCTAGCCAAGTGGACTGCAAGGCCGAACACATCTTGCTGTGGATGTCCAATGACGAGATCTACGCCAACTGCCACAAGATGCTGGGCGAGGATGGCCAGGTCATCGGGCCCTCTCAGGAGATtgcaggggaggctggggcccTGGACAAGTCTGTGCTGGGGGAAATGGAAACCGACGTGAAGGCTTTGATTCAGAGGGCCCTCCGGCAGCTGGAGGAGTGTGTGGGCACCATCCCTCCTGCTCCTCTGCTTCATACTGTGCACGTACTCAGCGCCTACGCCAGCATCGAGCCTCTGACTGGGGTGTTCAAAGACCCAAGGGTCCTGGACCTGCTCATGCACATGTTGAGTAGTCCTGATTATCAGATCCGCTGGAGTGCGGGCCGGATGATCCAAGCCCTGGCCTCCCATGATGCTG GGACCCGGACTCAGATTCTTCTATCGCTGAGCCAGCAAGAGGCCATTGAGAAACACCTGGATTTTGACAGCCGCTGTGCTCTGCTGGCTCTGTTCGCACAGGCCACGCTCTCTGAACATCCCATGTCTTTTGAGGGCATTCAGCTGCCACAG GTTCCGGGAaggctgctcttctccctggTAAAGCGCTATTTACATGTCACTTCCCTTCTGGACCAGCTGAATGACAGCACTGCAGAACCAGGGGCCCAGAACAGCTCTTCTCCTGAGGAGTTGAGTGGGGAAAGGGATCGACTGGAGCTGGAGTTCAGCATGGCCATGGGCACCTTGATCTCAGAGCTGGTGCAGGCCATGCGCTGGGACTGGGCCTCGAGCAGACAGGGGCCCTTGGCCCGGTCTTCCTGCTCCATCTTCCAGCCCCAGCTGGCGGAGGCTGGCCGGGGGCTGCCACCCACCTGGGCCCAGCCCTCCATTAGGAGGTCAAGGAGGTTCCGCCCTCGCTCTGAGTTTGCAAGTGGCAACACTTATGCCTTGTACGTGCGAGAGACACTGCAGCCTGGGATGCGAGTGCGCATGCTGGATGACTACGAGGAGGTCAGCGCTGGGGACGAGGGCGAGTTCCGCCAGAGCAACAACGGCGTGCCCCCTGTGCAG GTGTTGTGGGAGTCGACGGGCCGCACCTACTGGGTACACTGGCACATGCTGGAAATTCTGGGCTTTGAGGAAGACATTGAGGATGTGGTTGAGGCTGAGGACTACCACAGGGCAGTGGTCAGTGGAGCCCTGGGTATAG CTGTGCCCTCCTGGCGGTGGAAACCCATGACAGAGCTCTATGCGGTGCCCTACGTGCTGCCTGAGGATGAGGATGCTGAGGAGAGTGAACACCTGTCCCAGGCGGAGTGGTGGGAGCTCCTCTTCTTCATCAAGAAGCTGGACGGCCCCGACCATCAGGAGGTTCTCCAGATTCTGCAGGAGAACCTGGATGGGGAG GTTCTGGATGACGAGATCCTGGCTGAGCTGGCTGTGCCCATAGAGTTGGCCCAGGACctgctcctggctctgccacagCGACTCGATGACAGCGCTCTCAGGGACCTGCTCAACTGCCGTGTCTACAGGAAATATGGGCCCGAGGCTCTGGCAGGGCAGCCAGCTTACCCAACCCTGCTGGAAGCCCAGGCTCAGCCTCAGGAATCAGCAGGTGCAGCCAGAGAGGAAG GAAAAGAACCCCCAACACAGTATCCTGACACTCCTCTGCGGCGACTGATGGAGGGCTGCGGTCCGCCTGGAAGGACCTTCCTGGACCTGGAGCACGCCCTCAGCTCAGGGgggccccaggagacagagaTCAAGCCTTTCCTGCTCCAGCTGCAGCGGCAGCCCCAGCCCTTCCTTACACTGATGCGGAGCCTTGCCACCCCGGCAGCCAACAAGCCCCTGCACTTGACCGTTCtgag aaTCCTGATGCAGCTGGTGGACTTCCCCGAGGCGCCGCTGCTCCCCTGGCACGAGGCCATGGACGCCTGCATGGCCTGCCTGCGGTCACCAGACACTGACCGAGAG GTGCTCCAGGAGCTGATCTTCTTCCTGCACCGCCTGGCCTCCGTGAGCAGGGACTATGCCGTGGTCCTGAATCAGCTGGGAGCCCGAGATGCCATCTCCAAGGCCCTGGAAAAGCACCTGGGAAAACTGGAGCTGGCTCAGGAGCTGCGGGACATGGTGTTCAAGTGTGAGAAGCATGCCCACCTCTACCGGAAACTCACCACCAACATCCTGGGAGGCTGTATCCAG ATGGTGCTGGGCCAGATCGAAGACCACAGACGGACCCACCGACCCATCAACATCCCGTTCTTTGACGTGTTCCTCAGATACCTGTGCCAGG gctccAGTGTGGAGGTGAAGGAGGACAAGTGCTGGGAGAAGGTAGAGGTGTCCTCCAACCCTCACCGGGCCAGCAAGCTGACGGACCGCAACCCCAAGACCTACTGGGAGTCCAACGGCAGTGCGGGCTCCCACTACATCACCTTGCACATGCACCGGGGCGTTCTTATCCG GCAGCTGACTCTGCTGGTGGCTGGTGAAGACTCGAGCTACATGCCGGCGAGGGTGGTGGTGTTTGGGGGCGACAGCCCCAACTCTCTTAACACAGAACTCAACTCG GTCAACGTGATGCCATCCGCCAGCCGGGTGGTCCTCCTGGAGAACCTGAACCGCTTCTGGCCTGTCATCCAGATCCGCATAAAGCGCTGCCAGCAG GGCGGCATTGACACACGCATCCGGGGCTTAGAGGTCCTGGGCCCCAAGCCCACCTTCTGGCCGGTGTTCCGGGAGCAGCTGTGCCGTCACACACGCCTCTTCTACATGGTTCGGGCACAGGCCTGGAGTCAGGATATAGCAGAGGACCGCAGGAGCCTCCTGCACCTGAGTTCTAG ACTCAATGGGGCTCTGCGGCAGGAGCAGAATTTTGCGGATCGCTTCCTCCCTGATGATGAGGCCGCCCAAGCACTGGGCAAGACCTGCTGGGAGGCCCTGGTCAGCCCCCTGGTGCAGAACATCACCTCCCCCG ACGAGGATGGCATCAGCCCCCTGGGCTGGCTGCTGGACCAGTACCTGGAGTGTCGGGAGGCTGCCCACAACCCCCAGAGCCGTGCGGCTGCTTTCTCCTCGAGGGTGCGCCGTCTCACCCACTTGCTGGTGCACGTTGAGCCCTGTGAGGCGCCGCCTCCAGCCGTGGCTGCTCCCCGCCCCA AGGGCAGAAACCGAAGCCATGACTGGAGCTCCCTGGCCACCCGGGGGCTCCCCAGCAGCATTGTGAGAAACCTGACCCGCTGCTGGGGGGCAGTGGTGGAGGAACAG GTGAACAACTTCCTGACTTCGCACTGGCGGGATGATGACTTTGTGCCGCGCTACTGCGAACACTTTCACAACCTGCAGAAGTCGAGCTCCGAGCTGTTTGGGCCCAGGGCGGCCTTCCTGCTGGCCCTGCACAACGGCTGTGCCGGAGGCTTACTGAAGCTCCCATTCCTCAAAGCCGCCCAT gtgAGTGAGCAGTTCGCCCGGCACATCGACCAGCGGATCCAGGGCAGCAGGATTGGTGGAGCCCGCGGGATGGAGATGCTGGCGCAGTTGCAGCGCTGCCTGGAGACGGTCCTCATTTTCTCTGGCCTGGAGATAGCCACCACCTTCGAGCATTACTACCA GCACTACATGGCCGACCGTCTCCTCAGCGTGGGCTCGAGCTGGCTGGAGGGGGCCGTGCTGGAGCAGATCGgtccctgcttccccaaccgcCTCCCCCAGCAGATGCTGCGCAGCCTGAGCACGTCCGAGGAGCTGCAGCGCCAGTTCCACGTCTATCAGCTCCAGCGGCTCGATCAGCAGCTCCTGAAGCTGGATGACACCGAAAAGAAGATACAG GAAGGCCACGAGGCCAGCGACAAGGAGCacaagggagagaaagcagacGGACCTGGGGTTGCAGCGGCCACGGGGGAGGAGGacgaggaagaagaggaagatgaggatCTCTACTATGACGGGGCAATGCCGGAAGTGTCTGTGCTGGTCCTGTCACCTCGCTGCTGGCCCATTGCCTCCATCCGCCACACGCTCAACCCCAGAACTTGCCTGCCCTCCTACCTCAGGGGCACCGTGAACCAGTACTCCAACTTCTACAGCCAGA GTCAGAGCTACCCGGCCCTGGAGCGGGGCCCGCAGAGGCGGCTGCAGTGGACGTGGCTGGGCCGGGCTGAGCTGCAGTTTGGGGACCAGACCCTGCATGTGTCCACCGTGCAGATGTGGCTGCTGTTGTATCTCAACGACCTGAAG GCTGTCTCCGTGGAGAGTCTGCTGGCGCTCTCTGGGCTCTCTCTAGACATGCTCGATCAGGCGATTGGGCCTCTTACCTCTTCAAGAGGCCCCCTGGACCTTGAAGAGCAAAAGGATGTCCCAGGAA GGGTGCTCAAGATTCGGGATGCCAGTGAGGAGCCCAGGCCAAGGAGGGGCAATGTGTGGCTCATCCCACCTCAGACGTACCTGAAAGCTGAGGATGAAGAGGGTCGGAATCTGGAGAAGAGACGGAACCTTCTGAACTGCCTCATTGTCCGAATCCTCAAGGCGCATGGGGACGAGGGGCTGCACATTGACCAGCTTGTCTGTCGG GTCCTGGACGCCTGGCAGAAGGGCCCGTGCCCTCCCAGAGGTTTGGTCAGTAGCCTCGGTAAGGGGTCTGCCTGTGGCAGTACCGATGTCCTCTCCTGTGTCCTGCACCTCCTGGGCAAGGGCACCGTGAGGCGCCATGATGATCGGCCCCACACACTGTCCTATGCGGTCCCTGTGACGGTGATGGAGCCTCACACTGAGTCCCTGAACCCAGGCTCTTCTGGCCCCAACCCGCCCCTCACCTTCCACACCCTGCAGATCCGCTCTCGGGGCGTGCCCTATGCCTCCTGCACCGGCACCCACAGCTTCTCTACCTTCCGGTAG
- the MRPL2 gene encoding large ribosomal subunit protein uL2m, with amino-acid sequence MALRVLTRALGSLSLTPPAVAALGPSLLPAAQVTRSTLLQLPSSSVLLPGRPLLTSVALSANIVSWKSRTKYTITPVKMRKSGGRNHTGRIQVHGIGGGHKQRYRMIDFLRFRPELETKPGPFEEKVIVVRYDPCRSADIALVAGGSRKRWIVATENMQAGDVILNSDHIGRMAVAAREGDAHPLGALPVGTLVNNVESEPGRGAQYIRAAGTCGVLLRKVNGTAIIQLPSKRQMQVLETCIATVGRVSNVDHNKRVIGKAGRNRWLGKRPSSGLWHRKGGWAGRKIRPLPPMKSYVKLPSAAAQS; translated from the exons ATGGCTCTGAGGGTACTGACTCGCGCTCTGGGCTCCTTGAGCCTGACGCCCCCAGCCGTCGCTGCCCTCGGGCCCAGCCTGCTCCCGGCCGCGCAG GTGACAAGGTCTACCCTTCTCCAGCTGCCCTCTTCCTCAGTGTTGCTCCCCGGCCGCCCACTGCTTACCTCCGTGGCCCTTAGTGCGAATATTGTGTCCTGGAAGAGTCGTACCAAGTACACCATTACACCAGTGAAGATGAGGAAGTCTGGGGGCCGAAACCACACAG GCCGAATCCAAGTGCATGGTATTGGTGGGGGCCACAAGCAGCGTTATCGCATGATTGACTTTCTGCGCTTCCGGCCTGAGCTGGAAACGAAGCCAGGACCATTTGAGGAGAAGGTCATCGTGGTCCGCTATGATCCCTGTAG ATCAGCAGACATAGCTCTGGTTGCTGGGGGCAGCCGGAAACGCTGGATCGTTGCCACAGAAAACATGCAGGCTGGAGATGTCATCCTGAACTCTGACCACATAGGCCGAATGGCAG TTGCTGCTCGGGAAGGGGACGCACATCCTCTTGGGGCCTTGCCTGTGGGGACCCTTGTCAACAACGTGGAGAGTGAGCCAGGCCGGGGGGCCCAGTATATCCGAGCCGCAG GGACGTGTGGTGTGCTGCTACGGAAAGTGAATGGGACGGCCATCATCCAGCTGCCCTCCAAGAGGCAGATGCAG GTTCTGGAAACGTGCATCGCAACAGTAGGCCGGGTATCCAACGTCGATCACAACAAACGTGTCATCGGCAAGGCTGGGCGAAACCGCTGGCTGGGCAAGAGGCCTTCCAGTGGACTATGGCACCGCAAGGGGGGCTGGGCTGGCCGCAAGATTCGGCCACTGCCCCCCATGAAGAGTTACGTGAAGCTGCCCTCCGCAGCTGCCCAAAGCTGA